The following coding sequences lie in one Synechococcus sp. PCC 7336 genomic window:
- a CDS encoding sirohydrochlorin chelatase has product MSTSTGAIESTTPSPVTTANRTELQEEKNPRSPLPVLLVGHGSRDPQGRQAILDLAAAYAQFDLSRPVIPCFLELTEPTIADGVAECDRLGLHEAVALPVLLFGARHNKFDITNELDALQRQHPHMTFYYGAPMGISTDLLDLLRQRLAQVEAGLPPLPKQDTVLLFVGRGSSDPEANSEAYKLARLLWEGSGYRSVEICFVGITHPRLEAGFDRALSFQPRRILVVPYFLFTGVLVKKIQAATVARDRAHPDVEMVCLPELGIAPAVLQSLYRREREAQAGEVRMNCHLCKFRIAASEALSPGALHHHHNLSSHSHGPHRHDCDGEAVVDPYAAPIHYHQRVWQLP; this is encoded by the coding sequence TTGAGCACTAGTACTGGGGCGATCGAGTCAACTACACCATCTCCCGTCACAACTGCGAATCGGACAGAGTTGCAAGAGGAGAAGAACCCACGCTCGCCCCTGCCGGTTTTATTGGTGGGCCACGGTTCCCGCGATCCGCAGGGTCGTCAGGCCATTCTCGATTTGGCTGCAGCCTACGCTCAATTCGATCTCAGCCGCCCGGTGATTCCTTGCTTTCTCGAATTGACCGAGCCCACCATTGCCGATGGTGTGGCAGAGTGCGATCGCCTCGGGCTGCACGAAGCTGTTGCACTGCCCGTATTGTTATTTGGGGCGCGTCATAACAAATTCGATATCACCAACGAACTCGATGCCCTCCAGCGCCAACATCCCCATATGACCTTCTACTACGGCGCGCCGATGGGGATTTCGACGGACTTATTGGATCTGCTGCGGCAGCGCCTCGCACAGGTGGAGGCGGGCCTGCCCCCCTTGCCCAAACAGGACACCGTGTTGCTATTTGTGGGTCGGGGCTCCAGCGACCCCGAAGCCAATAGCGAAGCCTATAAGTTAGCGCGTCTGTTGTGGGAAGGGTCGGGCTATCGCTCTGTGGAAATCTGCTTTGTGGGTATTACCCACCCTCGCCTGGAGGCGGGCTTCGATCGCGCCCTCAGCTTCCAACCCAGGCGCATTCTCGTCGTACCTTACTTCCTTTTCACGGGGGTATTGGTGAAGAAAATTCAAGCGGCAACAGTCGCCCGCGATCGCGCACATCCCGATGTCGAGATGGTCTGCTTGCCAGAATTGGGAATTGCACCTGCAGTACTGCAGTCACTGTACCGACGCGAGCGGGAAGCGCAGGCGGGCGAAGTCCGCATGAATTGTCACCTGTGCAAATTTCGCATTGCCGCTAGCGAGGCGTTGAGTCCGGGCGCTCTCCACCACCATCACAACCTCAGTTCTCACAGCCACGGCCCCCATCGCCACGATTGCGATGGCGAAGCGGTTGTGGATCCATATGCTGCCCCAATTCACTACCATCAACGGGTTTGGCAGCTTCCTTAA
- a CDS encoding cytochrome c biogenesis protein CcdA has translation MWDPLQLWLYQTEGWADGLVRAQLIHLTPVSLAVVFGAGLVTSLSPCMLSMLPITVGYIGGYSETQQRWQATVQSIWFALGLAVTLSALGLSAALLGRIYGQVGNFWPLLMGGVAIAMGLNLLEILPLQFPNWLADKEIPQQWPTALRSVLLGLTFGLIASPCSTPVLVALLGWVSTSGNPTLGGGLLLVYALGLVSPLIVAGTFTGLLKQLLSARSWSRWLTYGSGGLLVGFGTLSILTQLA, from the coding sequence ATGTGGGACCCGTTGCAGCTTTGGCTTTACCAAACAGAAGGATGGGCGGACGGATTAGTTCGCGCTCAACTGATTCATTTGACACCTGTCAGTCTGGCTGTGGTGTTTGGAGCGGGATTGGTCACCAGTCTGTCCCCCTGCATGTTGTCGATGCTGCCCATTACGGTGGGGTATATCGGTGGCTATAGCGAAACGCAACAGCGGTGGCAGGCGACGGTGCAATCGATCTGGTTTGCGCTGGGATTGGCCGTGACGCTATCTGCCTTGGGGCTCTCTGCAGCACTGCTAGGTCGCATCTACGGTCAGGTGGGCAATTTTTGGCCGCTGCTGATGGGGGGAGTGGCGATCGCCATGGGCCTCAATCTACTGGAAATCCTGCCACTGCAATTTCCCAATTGGCTGGCCGACAAAGAAATTCCCCAGCAATGGCCTACTGCTTTGCGGTCTGTGCTACTGGGGCTGACGTTCGGGTTGATTGCCTCCCCCTGCAGCACCCCCGTACTGGTGGCACTATTGGGTTGGGTCTCCACGAGCGGCAATCCCACGCTGGGGGGCGGATTGTTGTTGGTGTATGCGCTGGGGCTGGTTTCGCCGCTGATCGTTGCTGGCACGTTTACCGGTCTGCTCAAACAATTATTGTCGGCGCGCAGTTGGTCCCGCTGGCTCACCTACGGCAGTGGAGGGCTATTAGTCGGATTTGGCACCCTCTCAATTTTGACGCAACTGGCTTGA
- a CDS encoding type II secretion system protein, translating into MQLPSKIRPCRQATNGFTLIELLAVTVVLGVLSAVAVPVLANNIERARVAATASEMKSFADGIYTYALLTGAYPNDSHNAIPPGTEGYINDVAFLQDAPIGGRYNWEGTNSIYDYVGVALDNSPAPNNVLVMLDEALDDGNLTSGRFRNDGPSGRPTLIVEECGTGLAPAC; encoded by the coding sequence ATGCAATTACCCTCTAAAATCCGTCCCTGCCGACAAGCAACCAATGGCTTTACCCTAATTGAACTACTGGCGGTCACTGTTGTCTTGGGAGTCCTCTCAGCCGTCGCAGTCCCAGTGTTGGCCAACAACATAGAACGGGCTAGAGTTGCTGCGACCGCGAGCGAGATGAAGAGCTTTGCCGATGGCATCTACACGTATGCATTGCTGACGGGAGCCTACCCCAACGACTCTCACAATGCGATTCCACCAGGCACTGAAGGATACATCAACGATGTGGCCTTCCTTCAAGATGCTCCCATCGGCGGACGATATAACTGGGAGGGAACAAATAGTATTTACGACTATGTGGGTGTTGCTCTGGATAATTCCCCTGCCCCGAATAATGTTTTAGTGATGCTCGATGAAGCTCTCGATGACGGCAACTTAACTAGCGGTCGCTTTAGGAATGATGGTCCTAGCGGACGACCGACATTGATTGTGGAAGAATGCGGTACTGGCCTCGCGCCTGCCTGCTAG